The Candidatus Margulisiibacteriota bacterium genome contains the following window.
GCCAGCAAAAAAATAGCGAGATAAGCAGGATAAGAAAGGTCAGTATACGAAGGCAACAGAACGTAAAGAACACTTCCCGCAAACAAAAAATCCCCTACTCCCAGAAGAAATTGTAGCACTACCAGTTTTATGGATGGCAAAATCAGCTCCCTATTTCCCCAAGTTATTGGTTTCCGATAGAAAACGATAAAGCCAAAGTAACCCATGGCTATTGATAAAAGCACTATGCCCAGAAGCCGTATATTTGTAAAAGGCAACCGCTCCAGCATAGACGAGTCTTGAGGACTCAGCACAAAAACGATACCGCTCGCGGTAAGCAATCCGACTAAAAAGGTAACGACACTAAAAGTGATAACTTTTGTTATCTCCGAATTGTTAAATCCCCAAGCAGAATAAAACCGGAACTTAACTGCGCCGACACTGAAAATCGACAACCCTATATTGATACTGAAAACATTGCTGATAAAGGATGCGAAGGCAATATAACCATAGTTTAACGGATGCCGGATGTAATATAAGGCAACGACATCATAAAAGGTCAATAGCAAATAACTGAGAAGAGAAAACAAAGCAGCAAAAAAAATTCTGCTCCCGGAAATACTGGTTAAAGCATGAAGGAAATCGCTGTAGGTGTAATTTCTCAATTCATTATAAAGGATTGAAAAAGATAAGATCAACAATAAAATCACTACTAATTGTCCGGCAATTTGTAATAATTTTTTTGTCATTATCCGAACCCTCCATAACAATCAGTTAAATTGATATAATTTTCGTTCGTATTATATAAACATAACAGCTATTATTCAAAGCATAATCTTCAATACAACAACTGCATTTTTTTACAGAAAAATAATCATTCGAAGAAGAAATCAAACGAACTGTCAAAACGAAATTAATCCGGTTATAATTGGAATGACGATTATTCCGATAAAAAAGTTATAATGTTTAGCCTGCTGCCGATCGCGGGTATGAAGTATATTTTCTAATTTCGAGGAGAATTAATATGAATATTAATATATTAGAGTTTATCAGCAAAGGCGGAATAGTAATGTACCCGTTACTGATGATAACCTTCCTTGCCTTCACCTTCAGCTTTGACAGATATTTCGCGCTGAGAAGGAACCGCAGCTTTAAGGGATTGATAGATAAAGTGCGGGAACTGTTAAAAGAAGGGAAATTCGAAGAAGCCGAACAACTCGTCGCGAATAAAAACGGAGCTATCCCTCGATTACTGGAAAAAGGCATCTATTATATACACCACGAAGAATCCTTAGTCGAGGATCGGTTAAAAGAGCTGATTTACGAAGAAATGATCGATCTGGAAAAACATTTACCAACAATCAGCACATTTGCCGGATTAATGACGCTGATGGGCCTGCTAGGAGCTGTAACAGGAATGATCTCAGTGTTTAATGATATCGCGATGGTCGGCACCGGAGATGCGCAGGCTGTAGCACGAGGCCTATCGGAAGTATTGGTAAGTACACAGACCGGCCTTGCAGCAGCAATACCTACCCTCTATTTCCATAATCACCTATCGATCATGGTTGATCAGATTGTACTGGACCTTAAGCGCACGGCAACTATGCTAATCTTCATGTCCCGATTACATAAACAGAAAGGTTAATCATGTTTGACGAAGAATTCCGTGTAGTTCGGCAACGACGATGGGTGGACCTTACCCCGCTGGTTGATCTTACGTACATATTATTTATCTTTTTTATTGTCACTACCACCTTCGCAAAAACCGGGATACCGGTCAACGCACCGCAATCGAAACATGTCGAGTCAACCAAGTTAGTCCAGCTTGATGTATATATCGACAAGAACGGGAGTTATTTTTACGAGAGCGCCCCGATAACCGGACCACAACTCCATCAGCTTATCCAACAGAAAATACTAGTACATAAAGATACGGTACTTGTCCTCAATCCGGATAGAGACACCAAAACACAATATCTGCTGGATGTTATCGACATAAGCAAGGATGCGGGAGCGACAAATTTCTCTATCGCCTCAAAAAAGAAACTATGAAAAAGTCTGCATTCCTCTCAGCATTGTTAATAATTTTTCTGCTCTTTTGTCTTTCCAACCAGCATAACAAAAAAAATACTTACGTCATCGAGAGTACTACGATTGTCTTAAACGAACTGAGAACAAACGAGATTACCACTCAAATCCCTGCCAAACCAAAGCAGCCCACCCCGAAAGCCCACCCCAAAACAATTGCCGAAATTGATAAAGCAGTACAATCTCAGACAAGAGAGGGTCGGCAGGAAGCTCAGGCCAACAACCCGGATATTATTTCTATTGGCAGCAGTAAAGATCTGCCGGTTGCGCAGCCGCAAATGCAACCATCAGGAGAGGATAGTACTGCACCTCCGGCAAGAATTGTCGTTCCCGCCGAACAACTCCCCTCGGTGCCATTATTGTTGTATGGTTCTCAGCCGGAATACCCTCCCTTTGCGCGAGAGCACGCCATCTCAGGGCACATTAAAATACAAATGCTCGTTAATGAAGAAGGAAAAATCGAAGAATTGAAGGTCCTCGAAGGCAACGACGAATTCGGGTTTATTACCGCTGCGAAAAAAGCTATCATACACTGGAAATTCGAACCCCTCAGGTATAAAGGCAGACCGGTTGCGTTTCTCCTGGATAAACCCTTTAAGTTCATTATAGAAGATTAATGTTTGCCATACCTCTCATTTCACAAAAAAACCTCCGTAAAAGAAATATGGAACGAAGCTATTTCCGTAAAGCTCAAGGCGATTCTTTTACTGGCATGGCAATAAAAAGTCCGGTTATACTGGAATTTTCCCATTTATTTGTCTACAATAATACTATTAAAAGGAAAGAAAGGCCGCGAATTATGGAAATCTCTGATATTATCAACCAGACTAAAAGAATGATTGAAAACAAGGAATATAACAAAGCGCTTAAATTTACACAATCAATCGAGGATATTGCAGGAGACCAAAAAGCTCAGATACTATTTCTTACAGCTATCATCTACTTCAAGAAAGAAAACTACTCGAAAAGTGCGCACTATTTCGAACAGATCTTTGATTATGTATTAGAGAATTTTTCATCTCACTGGGACGGGCACGAGTTAATGTACAGCTTGTTTTTAAAAAGAAAATATGATCTGTGTTATAAATATATAGACAAATACCTGTCAGCAAATCAGCATGACGGCGGGGCGTACAAAGCAAAAGGAATAATGCACTATAAAATGGGAAACTGCGAAAAAGCATTGGAAACATTTTTACTTGCAGTATCGCTTCTCCCCAATGACAGCCAATTAATGCTTAACATCGCGCAGATGCACAAGGAGCTTGAAAACCGAAAAGAGGCTATGTCATTTTATGAAAAAGCCTATGAATGCAGTAACCTGACCCCGGATAGTAAAGCAAAAATCATCAACAGTATATTTGACGCTATCATCTTTGAACGGCAGGGTGACTGTAATTCTTGTAACGGGCAAGACACATGCTGCCAAAACGTTACCCTATCCTATTTTAGTAAACAGATTAATTCTCAGTCGCTATTGAACCAATTACTGATAATAGATCCTCGATGTAAAAACTGGGTACATACCGCAACAAATGAATTTGGCAATTGGCTATTCAACTGTAAACATTTAACAACTGACAGAAAATGCGCGATTCACAAAAAAAGACCGCAGTTATGCAGAGATTTTCCTAATCATTTCTGGGACACAAAAAGTTATGTTAACTGTTCATACCAGTTTGTGCTTCAAAATGATATCCCGGCGTTTACTTCAGCAGCGTTATTAAAGGAAATACTGCGGGTACTAGAAGAGGAAAACAAACATGCTGAAATAAAAATCCTGAAAGAACAAAACCAGGGCCTTTCAGGTATAATTGGAATATGAAATACCTTATTTACATCGTTGCATACAATGCGCAGGACCATATTAGCGGTGTATTGGAAAGAATTCCTGCCGATTATCGGAATAACCCGAAATACTCCATTCTGATAAGCGATGACTGTTCCAGCGATGCAACTTCAAAAATAGCCTTTGAGACCTGCAAGAAATTGGGCTTCAAGCATTTCAACATATTCAGGACAAAGGTTAATCAAGGATATGGCGGCAATCAAAAAATAGGATATCGTTATGCCTGCGATAATAATTTTGATTATGTCATCTTATTACACGCTGATGGACAGTACCCCCCGGAAGAACTGCCGGCCTTCGTTGCACATTCCAAAAATGCTCCCGATGTCATCTTAGGATCAAGAATGCTTGAGAAAAAAAACGCACTCCGCGGCGGCATGCCGATATACAAATTTTTTTCGAATATACTGCTCACCAAAATACAAAACGCGCTCACTGGCACTAACTACTCCGAATATCATACCGGTTATCGGGCATATGCAATTTCTTTTCTAAAAGCTATCCCTTTTGAATTAAACTCAAGTGATTTTGATTTTGATACTGATATTTTGCTCCAAGCCAAAATACTCAACAAAAAAATCACAGAATTCCCGATTGTTCCCAGATACGGAGACGAAATATGCCATGTTAATTTAATTAAATACGGACTAAATATCCTCAAGATATCGCTAAAATTCCGTTTACAGATCTTAGGTATCGGCTGCAGTTTAAAGTTTCGAGGAAGTAAGCAATTTGCTTACAAAAAAAAGGGACCCTTCAAATACTCTACCCATCATCATCTTCTCGATATCATAAGCACGAAAAAACCAAAAAGAATACTGGATATTACAGCAGGAATAGGACCGTTAACCGAACCTCTCAAAAAGCAAGGCATAGAAATAACCGGAATCGACCGGAACGACCGTCAGGAGAATTATTACGACAATTTCTATAAAGCTGATATTGAAAGTTTTGACTGGGATAAGCTAACCGGAAAGCCATACGACATGGTATGCCTACTCGAAATACTGGAACATCTGAAGGAACCCGAAGACCTGCTTATCAAACTCAAAAAACACCCGCTGCTTGATAATGCGTTGTTTATTATAAGTATCCCGAACACTGCCTTTTTCATAATAAGGATCAATATGCTGCTGGGCAGATTTAATTACGCTGATCGCGGTATCTTAGATATCGACCATAAGCGTTTATTCACATATTCTTCCATCCATAATGTATTATTGGAATGCGGGTACAAGGTAAACAAAACGATCCCTGTCCCGCCTCCTTTCGAATTACTTGGAACAAATTTCATATCTCGAAAAATCAAGGATCTTTTTCATTATTTGGCAATCCCTCTTCCAGGGCTTTTCGCCTTTCAAGTTATTACTATAGCTTATAGCATTCCAGTAGCCATAGATGTTTATATGCCATACGAAGACTATAGTTTAAATATACGACAATGATCTCTGTCACAAATCTGAATAAACTAACGATAAAAACCAAATTATTTAGCTGTAACATTATAATTTAGCACCTTTCTTAGTTCTGTTTATGTATCGATCCTTTTAGCGGATAGTTGCAAATATTTGGGGGCTCATTTGGGGCTCATTGCGGACTTTCCAAGATAGATAAAGCTGGCCGAATAGATCACGAACGGCGGATTATTTTGAAAAAAACAGGCTAACAGGACTAACAGATTCTCGGTAACTGATCACCAGACAGGACATCAACGATCCGATGGCTGCCTAGAAAGGTCTTAATGCTAACAATAGGCTCACCAGTAGAAACTTCTCCGATTAATGCGGCATTTTTCCCATAAGGGGATTTTTTTAGCACCGCTAAAACTTTTTCAGTTTCTTCGGGATCTACAAAGATAAGTAGTTTTCCTTCGTTTGCCACGTAAAGAGGATCTAGGCCCAGCAAATCACAGGCACCTTGGACTTGAGGATTTATAGGCAATTGCTCTTCATAGATAGTAATAGCAACAGCAGATTGCTGCGCAATCTCATTGAGAGTTGTAGCAACTCCGCCCCGGGTAGGGTCCCTCATACAACGAATACCGCTACAAATAGCAAGCATCTCTGAGATCATGTTATTAAGAGGAGCACAGTCACTCTCCAGGGTTGTCTGAAAAGACAAGCCTTCACGCAAGCTCATAACAGCGATCCCATGGTCCCCAATAGTACCGGAAACAATAACATTGTCTCCTGGATGAACATACTCTCCACCAATCAGATAGTTTGATTTCTTTATGCCAATCCCGGTGGTGTTAATGAAAATACCATCAGCAGCACCCTTTTCAACTACCTTTGTATCTCCGGTAACAATAATGACACCAGCCTCATCAGCTGACTTTTTCATTGAACCGCATATTCGCCGAAGGTCTTTCATTAAAAGCCCTTCTTCGATAATAAAACCAACTGTAAGATACTTAACCTCCGCGCCACTCACCGCCACATCATTCACGGTTCCGCAGACTGCAAGTTTACCGATATCGCCGCCAGGGAAAAAATACGGGCTGACAACAAAAGAATCCGTCGATACAGCGATTGTCTCTCCGGCCGAACATAAGGCAAAATCATTAAGCTTATTCAATAACGGATTGGAAAAATACTCATTAACAATTTCATTGACCAGTCGATGCATCATCTTTCCCCCACTGCCGTGAGAAAGCAATATAGTCTCTTCCATCATTATACCTTTCCGCAATTCAAAAATAATTACAATATTTCTAATTCCTTGAGTATCTGAAGTGTTTCCTGCGCATCAGCTTCCTCAAGTTTATTAATCGCAAATCCGGCGTGAACAAGGACCCAATCTCCGATGTTAACATCAACCAAAGCGATACTGATTTTTTGCTTTATATCCTGAACAGATACTATCGCACTATTATTATCGCCTTTTTCAATAACCATTGCCGGTATCCCTAGACACATACTACATCACCTCATTCGCAATTATTAATTGACCCAAAGCAAGTCCCCCGTCTCCCGGAGGAAGTATACGTTGTAAATAGACCTTAAACCCTTTTCTCGTTAACGCTTCTTCTGATTTACTGCTGATAAGAGAGTTCAAAAAAACTCCCCCTGACAAAACCACACGATCAAGCCCCGTTTCAGTGCGTAAAATATCACTGATTTTCAGGATATATCTGACAACAGTGTTATGAAATTTCGCACTGAGAATCGATGAAGGGATCCCTTTCGCCTCTTCCTCAAGAATGGATCTTATGATATTTTTCCAGTCCCATATATAATAGTTGTCTTTGCATATTATTTCAACCGGGTAGTCATCCACCACCGCTTTATCAGCAATACTCTCAAGGATAATCGCAGCACCAGCCTCGTACCGGGCATGATTACCAAGTCCCAACAACGCAGATACGCCATCGAACAATCTACCCATACTGGAAGTATCTGGAGAATTAACACGTTTCTCTATCATCTGAGTTAAGATGGTGAGTGTTTCCTGCTTAATATCACGAAGAAAATCAAACCGTCGCAAATCGCAAGCTCCTAAAGAATTAACAATCAACGAAAGCGCTGTTCGATATACTTCATCACTGCATTTATCGCCGCCGGGAAGCCGGAAGTAGTCAAGATGGCTTTTCCGTTCAAACTTCGAGTACGAAACAATCCCACTCTCACACCCCCAGATGGCGCCATCATCGCCGTATCCCGTCCCATCCATGGCAATGCCGATTACCTGCCCGTCAATACCGTTCTCCGCCATGGTGCTCACAAGATGAGCATGGTGATGCTGAATCCCGATGACAGGAAGTTCCTTTCCTTTGGCCCATTCGGAAGAAAGATATTGAGGATGCTTATCGCAGGCCAGGATATCAGGAACCAGTCCGAATTTCCGTTGATAATCCAAAATACTCTCTTTAAAAAACCGGAACGTTTCTATATTTTTCAAATCTCCGATATGAGGTCCGACAAAAATAGTATCCCCTCTGTTAATTGCAAAAGTATTTTTTAACTCAGCACCAACAGCAAGTATGGTTTTTTTCAAACCCTTGTGCTTGATAATTCCAGGGACATATCCACGTGCACGGCGTATCGCCTGTGGCTTTTCATTGATTACTTTGAATACCGAGTCATCGATTCGGTTAGAAATCTCTCTATTATGGACCAGAATATAGTCAGCAATAGAAGCTAGGCCCTCCAACGCAACAGCATCATCTTTAATGATCGGCTGTTCGGAAATATTAGCGCTGGTCATAACCAGTACCGGAATCTGTTCCATTAATAACAAGTGGACAGGCGTATATGGCAGCATCACACCAAGCGAATTATTGTCGACCGATACATTCGAAGCGATATCGGCAGATTCTCTTCTTTGCAAAAGAACAATTGGATTCTGAGCACTAGAAAGCAGAAGCATTTCTGCTTCGGAAATATAACAGTATCTTGTCACCGTCCCGATATCTTTACACATAATTGCAAAAGGCTTATCTTCTCGATATTTGCGTTCCCGCAAGTTCTTCACCGCATCATGACTTCGAGCATCACAACATAATTGATACCCACCTAAGCCTTTTATTGCAACAATCTTTTCAAATGCTAGCTGTTGTATTGCAACCCCGATCGGGTCAACAACATTTTCAATGCGCCCTTGAGCCGAATTATATAATGCCAATACAGGTCCGCATACCGGGCACGCATTCGGCTGGCTATGATATCTCCTATCAGAAGGAGTATCATACTCAGCCTGGCATAGCGGGCACATTGGAAACGACTTCATGGTCGTATTTACTCTATCATAAGGAATATGTTCAATGATTGAATACCGCGGGCCGCAATAGGTACAGGTTGTAAATGGATAACGATACCGGCGGTTCTGTTCATTCAAGAGATCGTCCCGGCAATCTTTACAGGTTGAAAGGTCCGGCGAAATATACATTTTATTTTCGTTATCTGTTTTACTGTTTATTATTGAGAATTCTTTATATCCTGAACTGGATGTACTTTGGACTTCCAGTGAATCGATAAAGGCAATTGCAGGCTTTTCATTTTGCACTTTATCAAGAAATATCGTAAGGATTTCCGGTTCGCTTTCAGCCAGGATAAAAACACCCTTGGAAGAGTTACCTACATATCCGGCAATACCTAATGAATTAGCCAAACGGTATATAAACGGGCGGAACCCTACCCCTTGGACAATTCCGGAAATTTCGATGTTATATGCTATTCGGGACATTAATATGAGTTTCTAACCAGTTAATCCATGTATCGATCCCAGTCTCTTTGCGAGCAGATATCTCGAAGATAATAGCTTCCGGATTAAGCTGAGTAATATCCTTTTTGGCCTTCTCCAAATCAAAATCGCATAATCCCAGCAAATCGATCTTATTAATAATAACCACATGCGCTTTAGTAAAAATTGAAGGATATTTGACCGGCTTGTCATCCCCTTCGGCAACGCTCAGCACCACAACTTTATAATCCTCTCCAAGATTATACTCAGCAGGACATACCAGATTCCCAACATTCTCAATAATTAACAAATTCGTATCATCAGAGATAAATCCTGATTGAATCGCTTTTTTTACTTGATTTGCATCAAGATGACATCCGCCACCGGTATTAATCTGCATAACAGGCCGTTCGAATTTGCCGATCCTCTGAGCATCAAGCGTTGTAGCAATATCTCCTTCGATAACAGAAATTTTCAACAGCGACTTCTGCGCATATTCCAATGTTTT
Protein-coding sequences here:
- the hypE gene encoding hydrogenase expression/formation protein HypE, which produces MEETILLSHGSGGKMMHRLVNEIVNEYFSNPLLNKLNDFALCSAGETIAVSTDSFVVSPYFFPGGDIGKLAVCGTVNDVAVSGAEVKYLTVGFIIEEGLLMKDLRRICGSMKKSADEAGVIIVTGDTKVVEKGAADGIFINTTGIGIKKSNYLIGGEYVHPGDNVIVSGTIGDHGIAVMSLREGLSFQTTLESDCAPLNNMISEMLAICSGIRCMRDPTRGGVATTLNEIAQQSAVAITIYEEQLPINPQVQGACDLLGLDPLYVANEGKLLIFVDPEETEKVLAVLKKSPYGKNAALIGEVSTGEPIVSIKTFLGSHRIVDVLSGDQLPRIC
- a CDS encoding HypC/HybG/HupF family hydrogenase formation chaperone, coding for MCLGIPAMVIEKGDNNSAIVSVQDIKQKISIALVDVNIGDWVLVHAGFAINKLEEADAQETLQILKELEIL
- the hypF gene encoding carbamoyltransferase HypF, with the translated sequence MSRIAYNIEISGIVQGVGFRPFIYRLANSLGIAGYVGNSSKGVFILAESEPEILTIFLDKVQNEKPAIAFIDSLEVQSTSSSGYKEFSIINSKTDNENKMYISPDLSTCKDCRDDLLNEQNRRYRYPFTTCTYCGPRYSIIEHIPYDRVNTTMKSFPMCPLCQAEYDTPSDRRYHSQPNACPVCGPVLALYNSAQGRIENVVDPIGVAIQQLAFEKIVAIKGLGGYQLCCDARSHDAVKNLRERKYREDKPFAIMCKDIGTVTRYCYISEAEMLLLSSAQNPIVLLQRRESADIASNVSVDNNSLGVMLPYTPVHLLLMEQIPVLVMTSANISEQPIIKDDAVALEGLASIADYILVHNREISNRIDDSVFKVINEKPQAIRRARGYVPGIIKHKGLKKTILAVGAELKNTFAINRGDTIFVGPHIGDLKNIETFRFFKESILDYQRKFGLVPDILACDKHPQYLSSEWAKGKELPVIGIQHHHAHLVSTMAENGIDGQVIGIAMDGTGYGDDGAIWGCESGIVSYSKFERKSHLDYFRLPGGDKCSDEVYRTALSLIVNSLGACDLRRFDFLRDIKQETLTILTQMIEKRVNSPDTSSMGRLFDGVSALLGLGNHARYEAGAAIILESIADKAVVDDYPVEIICKDNYYIWDWKNIIRSILEEEAKGIPSSILSAKFHNTVVRYILKISDILRTETGLDRVVLSGGVFLNSLISSKSEEALTRKGFKVYLQRILPPGDGGLALGQLIIANEVM
- the hypB gene encoding hydrogenase accessory protein HypB, whose amino-acid sequence is MEIKVLTNVLKANDALAEENQEFFRKQGMFVLNLISSPGAGKTTVLEKTLEYAQKSLLKISVIEGDIATTLDAQRIGKFERPVMQINTGGGCHLDANQVKKAIQSGFISDDTNLLIIENVGNLVCPAEYNLGEDYKVVVLSVAEGDDKPVKYPSIFTKAHVVIINKIDLLGLCDFDLEKAKKDITQLNPEAIIFEISARKETGIDTWINWLETHINVPNSI